The following proteins come from a genomic window of Aspergillus luchuensis IFO 4308 DNA, chromosome 3, nearly complete sequence:
- a CDS encoding uncharacterized protein (COG:S;~EggNog:ENOG410Q2S9;~InterPro:IPR000845,IPR035994,IPR027417,IPR007111;~PFAM:PF05729,PF00400,PF12894;~go_function: GO:0003824 - catalytic activity [Evidence IEA];~go_process: GO:0009116 - nucleoside metabolic process [Evidence IEA]), whose amino-acid sequence MSDPDQYTVGWICALETEYVAARAFFEKKHPRPETLSPNDNNHYTLGEVGGHRIVIAVLPDGEYGISSAAGVARDMVHSFPNIRFGLMVGIGGGVPTKHDIRLGDVIVSSSRNGRGGLLQYDLGKELQGQEFYQTGFLNQPPPILRTAVAGLQAQYEEEGHQLKESIQAVLEGNNRLKRRYMQSPFEADRLFESQFAHLNPHANCGEICDSSNLICRPKRTDEEYDPAIHYGLIASGNRVIKDAIFRDKLAAEKDVLCLEMEAAGLMNHFPCLVIRGVCDYADSHKGKEWQGWAAMMAAAYARDLLYQIVPQRVKAERRVSELLDGIKSQLANVSKDIDNLRSITSGSAQEVHALAESIDLKDLPVATGAEFGTYMDQHEEECLPGTRKELLLDIRDWAVSDQGKCIFWLNGLAGTGKSTISRTVAKDLQEQGLLGASFFFKRGEGDRGNAARFFPTIIQQLFTRIPELRAAILQAIRDNPRISTMPLKEQFEELIHRPLHSLSQSSLQSLRLVVVVDALDECDRDDDIKVILQLLPRVQDVNSLCLRFFITSRPELPLRLGFNAIDHRDLILHEVPKPIIERDISMFLKEKFVSIRHTRSLSSDWPGYVNAQRLVTMSVPLFIFAATICRLFEDYNLDPAQCLTEILKYQNHESKLDGTYLPVLDRLVSKYNGKTQKQLIQGVREVVGTIILLESPLSFTSLSKFMGISTQSIPARLNSLHSVLYIPNNDILPVRLFHQSFRDFLLDPSTRGKTPFWVDEKEMNQTIFISCLSVMREYLKKNICRLGSYGTKRSDINHKSIDHYLLPELQYSCRYWIHHLARSNDPMSQVNDILTFLKEHFLHWLESMSILGITPEAIIAVNSLLQLTKVCIRLGCGSRLTNTNGKSRIHPVMRCTSFS is encoded by the exons ATGTCAGATCCAGACCAGTACACTGTTGGTTGGATATGTGCCTTGGAGACAGAATACGTCGCTGCCCGAGCTTTTTTCGAGAAGAAACATCCTCGCCCGGAGACGCTTTCGCCAAACGATAATAATCACTACACGCTGGGGGAAGTCGGCGGTCATCGGATTGTTATTGCCGTTCTGCCAGATGGAGAATACGGGATATCATCAGCTGCTGGGGTGGCTAGGGATATGGTCCACAGCTTTCCGAACATCCGATTTGGGCTCATGGTTGggattggtggtggggtgCCTACAAAGCATGACATCCGTCTTGGCGATGTTATCGTGAGCTCATCTCGAAATGGGAGAGGTGGCCTGCTGCAATACGACCTCGGTAAAGAGTTGCAAGGGCAAGAGTTCTATCAAACCGGGTTCTTGAACCAGCCGCCGCCGATTCTACGCACAGCTGTCGCTGGGCTCCAAGCACagtatgaggaggagggccatCAGTTGAAGGAGAGCATTCAAGCCGTGCTTGAAGGCAATAATCGACTGAAACGGAGATATATGCAATCTCCTTTCGAGGCCGACAGACTTTTTGAAAGCCAGTTTGCTCATCTGAATCCCCATGCCAACTGTGGCGAGATTTGTGACAGTTCAAACTTGATTTGTCGACCAAAGCGAACCGATGAGGAATATGACCCTGCTATTCACTATGGCTTGATAGCATCTGGGAACAGAGTGATCAAGGATGCAATATTCCGTGATAAGCTAGCAGCAGAGAAGGATGTTTTATGCCTTGAAATGGAAGCAGCTGGATTAATGAACCATTTCCCTTGCTTGGTTATCCGTGGTGTTTGCGACTATGCCGACTCGCACAAGGGCAAGGAATGGCAAGGTTGGGCTGCAATGATGGCGGCTGCATATGCAAGGGATCTCTTGTATCAAATTGTCCCCCAGCGGGTAAAGGCTGAGCGAAGAGTCAGCGAACTATTGGATG GAATCAAAAGCCAACTGGCTAACGTATCCAAGGACATCGACAACCTTCGTTCGATCACTAGCGGATCGGCGCAAGAAGTACATGCGCTTGCCGAGAGCATTGATTTGAAGGATCTACCAGTTGCTACAGGAGCTGAATTTGGAACATATATGGATCAAcacgaagaagaatgccTCCCAGGGACCCGAAAAGAGCTTCTCCTCGACATTCGAGATTGGGCTGTATCAGATCAAGGAAAATGTATTTTCTGGCTGAATGGTTTGGCCGGAACTGGCAAGTCCACAATATCACGAACCGTGGCAAAAGACCTTCAGGAGCAAGGGCTGTTGGGggcgagcttcttcttcaagagaggtgaaggagacCGCGGTAACGCAGCTCGCTTCTTTCCTACTATCATCCAACAGCTATTTACCAGAATCCCGGAACTTCGCGCTGCTATCCTGCAGGCGATTCGGGATAATCCGAGAATCTCAACCATGCCACTTAAGGAGCAATTTGAGGAGCTTATTCACAGACCACTCCACAGTTTAAGTCAATCTAGTCTCCAGAGCTTGCGTCTTGTAGTTGTGGTTGATGCACTTGATGAATGCGAtcgtgatgatgatattaaagtcatcctccagctcttGCCACGAGTTCAGGATGTCAACTCTCTTTGTTTACGATTTTTCATTACCAGCCGACCCGAGCTGCCTCTTCGATTAGGCTTCAATGCAATTGACCATCGTGACCTAATCCTCCATGAGGTACCCAAGCCTATAATAGAACGTGATATCTCGATGTtcttaaaagaaaaatttgTTTCGATAAGGCACACTCGATCCCTCTCTTCAGACTGGCCTGGCTATGTGAATGCCCAACGCCTTGTTACCATGTCAGTCCCGTTATTTATCTTTGCTGCCACGATATGTCGTTTATTTGAGGATTACAATCTCGATCCCGCGCAGTGTCTCACCGAGATCCTCAAATACCAGAATCATGAGTCAAAGTTGGATGGAACATATCTGCCAGTGCTGGACCGCCTGGTCTCTAAATACAATGGAAAAACACAAAAGCAGTTGATTCAGGGGGTCCGAGAAGTTGTCGGCACAATTATTCTTCTTGAGAGCCCATTATCATTTACATCCCTCTCAAAGTTCATGGGAATCTCCACGCAGTCCATCCCTGCCAGACTGAACTCACTGCACTCTGTCCTGTATATACCGAATAATGACATACTACCAGTGAGGCTCTTCCATCAATCGTTTCGAGACTTTCTTCTTGACCCCAGCACTCGCGGAAAAACTCCATTTTGggttgatgagaaggaaatgaaCCAGACAATATTTATCTCGTGTCTTTCTGTCATGCGCGAGTACCTCAAGAAGAACATATGCAGACTTGGAAGCTATGGAACTAAGCGCAGCGATATCAATCACAAGTCTATTGACCACTATTTACTACCAGAGCTGCAGTATTCCTGTCGCTATTGGATTCACCATTTAGCTCGAAGCAACGACCCGATGAGCCAGGTTAATGATATCTTAACATTCCTAAAAGAGCACTTCCTTCATTGGCTGGAGTCAATGAGCATTTTAGGGATAACACCTGAAGCAATAATTGCAGTGAATTCTTTGCTCCAGCTGACCAAAGTATGTATTAGACTAGGTTGTGGCAGCCGACTGACTAACACTAATGGGAAATCCAGGATACATCCAGTAATGAGATGTACGTCTTTCTCTTAG
- a CDS encoding ankyrin repeat domain-containing protein (COG:M;~EggNog:ENOG410Q1TJ;~InterPro:IPR002110,IPR036770,IPR020683;~PFAM:PF12796,PF00023,PF13637,PF13857;~go_function: GO:0005515 - protein binding [Evidence IEA]) codes for MADLDLLTLLLNQPDIKLNGRNDDGFTALHEATTRGYLSVAKLLLAAPEVDANVGDTCGRTALWWATKRSDEILTKRLLCEDDLDLNVVGRDGSTSLHHAIQYRNRTIARLLLCEERLDINVPGMTGWTPLVWAVHQADINMARLLLARDDLQLDPICAGNASALGLAAGRGHTKIVNLFLEHRDRLDINLPTLAGETPLCRAAAAGHHDVVDLLLQDPQLDVNRADLIGRSPLCWAVYAGQFNVVRRLLQDRRVVIEGDYFRRPALAAAHEMGHAEIADLLKAYRLG; via the coding sequence ATGGCGGATCTTGATTTGCTCACGCTCTTGCTCAACCAACCAGACATCAAGCTAAACGGCCGGAACGACGACGGGTTCACAGCTCTGCATGAAGCCACAACCCGCGGGTACCTGTCCGTTGCCAAGCTGCTCCTCGCTGCGCCAGAGGTGGATGCAAATGTGGGAGATACATGTGGGCGGACCGCACTCTGGTGGGCGACGAAGCGCTCTGACGAGATTCTGACAAAGCGGCTGCTATGCGAAGACGACCTCGATCTTAATGTTGTAGGCCGGGATGGATCAACATCCCTCCATCATGCGATCCAGTACCGGAACCGAACCATAGCACGGCTACTTCTCTGCGAGGAGAGACTGGATATCAATGTACCGGGCATGACCGGTTGGACTCCACTTGTGTGGGCCGTGCATCAAGCAGACATTAACATGGCCAGACTGTTGCTTGCGAGAGACGATCTGCAGCTGGATCCAATCTGCGCGGGAAACGCATCGGCACTGGGCCTGGCAGCGGGACGAGGCCACACCAAGATTGTGAACTTATTCCTCGAGCACCGGGATCGCTTGGACATTAATCTCCCAACCCTGGCAGGCGAGACCCCACTATGCCGGGCCGCGGCAGCCGGGCATCATGATGTggtcgatctcctccttcaagaTCCTCAGCTGGATGTCAACCGGGCGGACCTCATTGGACGCAGTCCGCTGTGCTGGGCGGTGTATGCGGGACAGTTCAACGTTGTGAGACGTTTGCTTCAGGACAGAAGAGTCGTGATTGAAGGGGATTACTTCCGGCGACCAGCACTGGCGGCCGCTCATGAGATGGGACATGCAGAAATTGCTGATCTTCTTAAAGCATATAGACTCGGATGA
- a CDS encoding uncharacterized protein (COG:A;~EggNog:ENOG410PIUX;~TransMembrane:2 (o160-180i231-248o)) yields MKQLAVHIPQMVPGIRTALENDPTIPIKSLREQFDKLMLQPLLAVNHGEAMGSTVIVVDALDECEPEKDVEIILDLLPKIEMATNMAIRFFLTSLPELPIRLGFDQIDKSKYQNTVLQSLDADVIKHDIALYLREEFSKIQQRRQHDLPSGWPGDKRIEVLAIMACPLFIFAATVCRFVADRRFDPDERLQEFSTSSTGSKMDGTYRPVLNQLLVQDATGRNELIEKFQKIIGVIIILANPLSLNSLAEL; encoded by the coding sequence ATGAAGCAATTGGCAGTCCACATCCCTCAAATGGTCCCTGGAATCCGAACAGCTCTTGAAAACGATCCTACGATTCCAATAAAATCACTTCGAGAGCAGTTTGATAAGCTCATGTTACAGCCATTACTCGCTGTCAATCATGGTGAAGCCATGGGTTCCACCGTGATTGTCGTCGACGCTTTAGATGAATGCGAACCAGAGAAAGACGTGGAGATCATCCTCGATCTTTTACCCAAGATTGAAATGGCAACAAATATGGCAATCCGGTTCTTCTTAACAAGCCTGCCTGAGTTACCCATCCGTTTGGGATTCGACCAAATTGATAAAAGCAAATACCAAAATACTGTCCTGCAGAGTTTGGATGCTGATGTTATAAAACATGACATCGCTTTATATCTTAGAGAAGAGTTCTCAAAAATACAGCAGAGGCGCCAGCATGATCTCCCCTCCGGCTGGCCTGGAGATAAAAGAATCGAAGTCTTAGCAATAATGGCTTGTCCGCTCTTTATCTTTGCAGCCACGGTGTGTCGTTTCGTGGCGGATAGGCGTTTTGACCCGGACGAGCGGCTTCAGGAGTTTTCCACTAGTTCTACAGGATCAAAGATGGATGGCACATACCGACCGGTTCTAAACCAACTTCTTGTCCAGGATGCTACGGGCAGGAATGAACTGATTGAAAAGTTTCAGAAGATCATTggtgtaattattattcttgctAATCCGCTCTCATTGAACTCTCTTGCGGAGCTGTAG
- a CDS encoding uncharacterized protein (COG:S;~EggNog:ENOG410PKVH) has protein sequence MSSGLFSPGNDDVTYRNESWRCDESPWYAPTPGNFSRTSSPSSLSLVNANSPTSFEYPAPQPRASHTDKLPLLQYGDWVEGKTYDEDPPTCIHYWIEWKVTLNTKTVIKDTEQDLVLAPGFYWRLFLQPILREKLCLKYPHKKIALDDTSIVVTVPRRDKLTRQFDKTDIDWPDIERQLLEWVHHFLAGKKLKLLISFNYVDDNQDSTASRRATDKRGASSATQGMLQDLDREVNTEEELTGEPAAWKHVYMIMRCPGSCELGPHCWQDPYGMKHYKLYRDELLSLVRYVKSGKRLESHEDVPGMFREQIYRAERRRLEGQKSRSRLSSESAYPPITITNVLPAQATQPGMSSSPPTSEDASICSTKASRL, from the coding sequence ATGAGCTCGGGATTATTTAGCCCTGGAAATGATGACGTCACATACCGAAACGAATCGTGGCGATGCGACGAGTCGCCATGGTATGCACCCACTCCCGGAAATTTCAGTCGTACCTCCTCGCCGTCAAGTCTTAGCCTTGTCAACGCCAACTCTCCGACCTCCTTTGAGTATCCCGCCCCTCAACCACGCGCCTCCCACACAGATAAACTTCCGCTCCTCCAGTACGGAGACTGGGTTGAAGGGAAGACGTATGATGAGGACCCACCCACCTGTATTCACTATTGGATTGAATGGAAGGTTACTCTCAACACAAAGACTGTGATCAAAGATACGGAACAAGATCTGGTTCTTGCCCCTGGATTTTATTGGAGGCTGTTCCTCCAACCAATATTGAGAGAGAAGCTATGCCTCAAATATCCACACAAAAAGATTGCATTGGACGACACGTCCATTGTGGTGACGGTTCCTCGGCGTGACAAACTTACTCGACAGTTTGATAAAACAGATATTGACTGGCCTGATATCGAGAGACAGCTTCTCGAATGGGTCCATCACTTCCTTGCCGGCAAGAAATTGAAACTCTTAATATCATTCAACTATGTAGATGACAACCAGGACTCTACAGCCAGTCGCAGGGCGACTGACAAGCGAGGTGCATCTTCTGCCACCCAGGGTATGCTTCAGGATCTTGATCGGGAGGTCAACACGGAGGAGGAACTAACTGGAGAGCCTGCGGCCTGGAAGCATGTCTACATGATAATGCGCTGTCCCGGTTCGTGTGAGTTAGGGCCGCACTGTTGGCAGGATCCATACGGGATGAAACATTATAAACTGTACAGAGATGAGCTTTTGAGCCTGGTCCGGTACGTGAAGAGTGGGAAGAGATTAGAATCCCATGAAGATGTGCCTGGCATGTTCCGTGAGCAGATCTACAGGGCTGAGAGGCGGCGGCTTGAAGGGCAAAAGAGTCGTAGTCGCCTCTCATCAGAGTCAGCCTACCCGCCGATTACCATCACAAATGTGCTTCCCGCACAGGCCACGCAGCCGGGTatgtcatcatcgccaccCACCTCGGAAGACGCGTCCATCTGTTCCACCAAGGCTTCGCGACTTTAA
- a CDS encoding uncharacterized protein (COG:S;~EggNog:ENOG410Q0BW), with product MDTPSDSIHSKRHGFFGHWKTVFKGRKRDKDTPLVALKSSTSVVTANPDAKGGPSNSKYDNSQPSGHNTKSFWQMAYDELTESDPNLFPLTGTKSGDAGNARTREILDEVVEATKAQYKKKQGKDGIRATADKILNSVLSFQDVLDNIVKFDPTGYASSAWAIVSLGLTMAKNHADLQGALFDSSGYLADLLTRCAFMEEQFYGDRDDVIVNIEKERSIVRVYVAILRYSAEVWKVQQSNKGKEIVQSITTITGQPLTQFKALIKEEESHLHQWLVLDQHVRRQKEAEAILNHLDQLTVDIQNLRDAVDMLNLPFAKGAFFGSFEDQHEDECLIGTRTELLRQVQDWGRSGDRCIFWLSGMAGTGKSTIARTVG from the exons ATGGATACTCCCAGTGATTCTATCCATAGTAAGAGACACGGCTTCTTCGGACACTGGAAGACTGTCTTCAAAGGGCGAAAAAGAGACAAAGATACACCTCTTGTTGCCCTGAAATCAAGCACATCAGTCGTCACCGCAAACCCGGACGCAAAAGGCGGCCCTTCCAATTCTAAATATGACAATTCCCAACCCAGCGGCCATAATACGAAGAGCTTTTGGCAGATGGCGTATGACGAGTTAACAGAGAGCGACCCGAACCTTTTCCCGCTTACCGGGACAAAGTCAGGGGATGCTGGCAATGCACGAACGAGAGAGATACTGGATGAGGTAGTTGAGGCAACAAAGGCGCAGTACAAGAAAAAACAGGGAAAGGATGGCATTCGGGCCACAGccgataaaatattaaactCAGTGCTGTCTTTCCAAGATGTTCTCGATAACATTGTGAAATTTGATCCGACTGGGTACGCTTCCAGTGCTTGGGCGATAGTTTCCCTTGGATTAACG ATGGCTAAAAATCATGCAGACCTCCAAGGGGCTCTGTTCGACTCGTCGGGATACCTGGCGGATTTGCTGACTCGTTGTGCCTTCATGGAAGAACAGTTCTATGGGGATAGAGATGATGTCATAGTGAATATCGAAAAAGAACGATCAATTGTCCGTGTGTATGTGGCAATTTTGCGATACTCTGCCGAAGTATGGAAAGTACAACAATCCAAcaagggaaaagaaattgTGCAGAGTATAACAACTATAACAGGCCAGCCACTTACGCAGTTCAAGGCCTtgatcaaggaagaggagtccCACCTGCATCAGTGGCTGGTCCTGGACCAGCATGTGCGCCGCCAAAAGGAAGCAGAGGCTATTCTGAATCACCTCGATCAATTGACCGTGGATATCCAAAATCTGCGCGATGCAGTTGATATGTTAAATCTTCCTTTTGCCAAAGGCGCATTTTTTGGCTCCTTCGAGGACCAGCATGAGGATGAATGCCTTATTGGAACACGAACCGAGTTGCTTCGACAGGTGCAGGACTGGGGTAGGTCCGGTGACAGATGTATATTCTGGTTGAGCGGAATGGCCGGTACTGGCAAGTCTACTATTGCAAGGACGGTAGGCTGA
- a CDS encoding wax synthase family protein (COG:S;~EggNog:ENOG410PHD3;~InterPro:IPR032805;~PFAM:PF13813;~TransMembrane:4 (o120-145i212-229o241-263i284-303o)) yields the protein MLLLHYIDIGLLTRWEFADPSAAKSPEPLNATWVARVRFGIWAAFNARCIGTPEQVNHVPEAITCDRAAFLRRSAGIILLSYLALDVLGSMGDPEVGSRFLVASRVPLVRRISEITAEEIAIRVFSGIAAGIGLLASQGGFYYLFAFTSVLARWSKPQDWPPLYGTLSDAYSLRRLWSRVWHQSNSHKFRAISRFFASDIFRFQLWTLADRYARVVTVFATSAFMHFLIDLSSGLLPSSSGAVQFFCTQAFGLILEDLAINAYSVILRCGGPSRNRTASRGERIFGFLWVGSFLVWSFPAYLYPMLYRSNAGLNDSVVPVSIVGMLQDNL from the exons ATGTTACTGCTTCATTATATCGACATAGGTTTGTTGACGCGTTGGGAATTTGCTGACCCCTCCGCGGCGAAATCGCCCGAGCCGCTAAATGCAACCTGGGTGGCCCGTGTACGGTTTGGTATCTGGGCGGCCTTCAATGCGCGATGCATTGGAACGCCTGAGCAAGTGAATCATGTTCCTGAGGCGATCACCTGCGACCGAGCCGCATTTCTCCGTCGATCTGCGGGAATTATCCTCCTCAGTTACCTGGCCCTCGATGTGCTCGGCTCGATGGGCGATCCTGAAGTGGGATCTCGCTTCCTCGTTGCATCTCGTGTGCCGTTGGTTCGGAGGATCTCCGAAATTACTGCGGAAGAGATCGCCATTCGAGTCTTTTCGGGCATTGCAGCTGGCATAGGCTTATTGGCCAGTCAGGGTGGTTTCTATTATCTCTTCGCATTCACCAGCGTTCTTGCGAGGTGGAGTAAACCGCAGGACTGGCCTCCTTTGTACGGAACCTTGTCGGATGCATATAGTCTGCGAAGACTGTGGAG TCGCGTGTGGCACCAATCAAATTCTCACAAATTCCGCGCCATCTCTCGATTTTTTGCAAGCGATATTTTTCGCTTCCAGCTGTGGACGCTCGCCGATCGATATGCCAGAGTTGTAACGGTGTTTGCAACCTCAGCTTTCATGCACTTTCTTATTGACTTATCATCGGGGCTATTGCCATCTAGCTCCGGGGCTGTGCAGTTCTTCTGCACGCAGGCCTTCGGTTTAATATTGGAAGATCTGGCAATCAATGCTTACTCTGTTATACTTCGTTGTGGCGGGCCGTCTCGCAATAGGACGGCGTCCCGCGGTGAACGGATATTTGGTTTTCTCTGGGTCGGAAGCTTTCTGGTCTGGTCGTTTCCTGCATACCTTTATCCGATGTTGTATCGTTCCAACGCAGGTCTTAATGACTCGGTGGTCCCTGTGAGCATTGTCGGAATGTTACAAGACAATCTCTGA
- a CDS encoding WD40 repeat domain-containing protein (COG:S;~EggNog:ENOG410QEFM;~InterPro:IPR036322,IPR015943,IPR001680,IPR019775, IPR020472,IPR017986;~PFAM:PF12894,PF00400;~go_function: GO:0005515 - protein binding [Evidence IEA]) produces the protein MQTLEGHSGSVSSVAFSGNGQLLASSPDDSTIKLWDAATGALKHTLEGHSDLVYSGAVYSVAFLGDGQLLASGSGDKTVKLWDIATGTLKYTLEGHSGTVFSVTFSGDGQLLASGSDDNTIKLWNTITGALKHNISTDRVATNIEFSEHLPLLTTNIGSFDIRNYYESFSTSSEKVAEVSLSADRWVTIQGQRELWLPPNYCPSSSTVKNSTIAFGSTSGRVAIIAFSVM, from the coding sequence ATGCAAACACTGGAGGGCCATTCTGGCTCGGTTAGCTCAGTCGCCTTCTCAGGCAACGGCCAGCTGCTGGCATCCAGCCCGGATGACAGCACCATCAAGCTGTGGGATGCAGCCACAGGCGCTCTTAAGCATACACTGGAGGGCCATTCTGACCTGGTTTACTCTGGCGCGGTTTACTCAGTCGCCTTCTTAGGCGACGGCCAGCTGCTGGCATCCGGCTCGGGGGATAAGACTGTCAAGCTGTGGGATATAGCTACAGGCACTCTTAAGTATACACTAGAGGGCCATTCTGGCACGGTTTTCTCAGTTACCTTCTCAGGCGACGGCCAGCTGCTGGCATCCGGCTCAGatgacaacaccatcaagcTATGGAATACCATTACGGGCGCTCTCAAGCATAACATAAGCACTGACCGCGTTGCCACCAACATTGAATTTTCGGAGCACCTGCCGCTCTTGACTACCAACATAGGATCTTTCGATATCCGAAACTACTATGAAAGcttctcaacttcctctgAGAAGGTGGCAGAGGTATCTTTGTCAGCAGATCGATGGGTTACTATTCAGGGTCAAAGAGAGCTATGGCTACCTCCAAATTATTGtccttcctcatcaacagTTAAAAACAGCACTATTGCATTTGGTAGTACGAGCGGCAGAGTTGCCATAATTGCGTTCTCAGTCATGTGA